A portion of the Shewanella sp. SNU WT4 genome contains these proteins:
- a CDS encoding copper resistance protein NlpE: MINASRYQHLAIAVGLGFILLGCQPKEAPVSVTETSTPPPKVQADSSKTALDWPGQYSGTLPCASCEGIKTIITLNANDQYVINATYLGSNTEPFSEKGEFSWNAAGNIIKLANGNQYLVGENRLLMLNNDAKQVTGDLASFYELKKLTP; encoded by the coding sequence ATGATTAACGCGAGTAGATATCAGCACTTAGCGATTGCTGTGGGTTTAGGTTTCATCCTGTTGGGATGCCAACCTAAAGAAGCGCCCGTCAGCGTCACCGAAACCAGCACGCCACCACCCAAGGTTCAAGCCGACAGTAGTAAAACTGCTCTCGACTGGCCAGGACAATATTCAGGCACCCTACCTTGTGCCAGCTGCGAAGGCATTAAGACCATAATAACTCTTAACGCCAATGACCAATATGTTATCAACGCAACTTACTTAGGCAGTAATACCGAGCCATTTAGTGAGAAAGGTGAATTTAGTTGGAATGCGGCGGGTAATATCATCAAGCTTGCCAATGGCAATCAGTATCTTGTAGGCGAAAACCGCTTATTGATGCTAAATAATGACGCCAAGCAAGTGACCGGGGATTTAGCGAGCTTTTATGAGCTGAAAAAACTGACGCCTTAG